DNA sequence from the Acipenser ruthenus chromosome 8, fAciRut3.2 maternal haplotype, whole genome shotgun sequence genome:
ACTGTTTGATTTTGGTGCATTTAAATATAGAAAGCAAAGTCactttaatgtgtgtgtttttattgccaAAGCCTGTCAGGGTTAATGTCATCTTTGGTTTTTATGGTTTGAGTCTCTATACAGAGATATCAGAATTCCAAACAGCAGGAGCAGGAGTCTGTGTTAACATTGCTGATATTTTCTTACCCCAGGAGATGAATTGATCTTAATGAGCAATAACTGTTACAGTTCTGCTAATTATGTAGTATTGAGGTTATTCACACAACTTAATTACTCCCTATAGACCTTACAGGTTTTGCTATATAGTTTTTGTTGTAATAAATAGTCCAGATACTTTGGTGAACTTACCCTTTGATTCAGATACAACCAGGAGTGGTTGTGGAAGTTATCTCTAACACTGGTAGGTTATACTTTGAGATAACTTACATTTTCAAACGGTGTGTTCAAGTTGCATTAACCAAATACAAAtttattatgtaattgtatgtatgtatgtatgcatgtgtattTCATTggtgatatttttatttaactttttttctccTTATTTCATAGACTGAAGAACCTGATAATGAGTACAAACTTTACTCCAGCATTCTACAATGGCACTGGTTCTTCAACTACTGGATTTTATATCATAGCTTTTGATACATTGGACAATAAGAACTACCTAATCTTGGTCTTATCTTTAATTTACATATGTACACTATTGGGTAACCTGACAGTGTTATTAGTTGTGTTCTTAAACCCAAGTCTTCACAATCCAAAATATATCTCTGTTTGCAATTTAGCTGTGGTGGACATCATTATGAACAGTGTTATAATTCCTCAAATGGTGCCGGTCTTTGTGTTTAACTGGAATTTTATTTCATTCCAGGCTTGTTTTACTCAGATGTTCTTTATGCATTATTTTGGTGACTTGGAATCCTTTTCACTTGCTGTTCTGGCGTACGACCGGCTCATTGCTATATATTTCCCACTGCGCTACTCAACCATAAACACAAACATGAGGATTTCTGTAATCCTGGCAGTAATATGGGCAGCTGTTTTCTGCATGGAAATGTACGCTGTGGCACTAGCTGCCAGTCTGCCCTACTGTGCATCAAGAATTGTTAGAAGCTGTTGCTGTGAACACGGGCCTGTATATATACTAGCATGTGCAGATATTACTTTTAATAGAAAACTGGCCACTGCCAAAACATTATTTGTGTTGTTTGGTCCACTGTCCTTCATCTTCATCACCTACATAATAATAGTAATTGCTGTGCAAAAGATAGCCTCAGCAAAGCAGAGGAAAAAAGCATTTAACACGTGTTTCACCCACCTGCTTTTGGTGTTTATCTATTACCTTCCAATATTACTTGCATACATACTGGGAAATCTGCGTTTGGTAAGGTCACCTGATCTCTTTACTGCTATTCTTACTGTATCTGTGACATTGCCCCCTATGTTAAACCCTGTTATCTACAGCCTAAAGACTGAAGAATTAAGTGAAAAAATTATGAAGCTTGCTGGGAGGCACAAAACTTCACCTGAATCAATAAAAAGGGTTTCaagttaaaacataaaacattttacCAAATCCAGATATGCTGTACTGAATTATCAATAGAAGAACTTCAAAGAAATGCGTAGACAACAGTTTCCATCAGAAGTCTTTATAAGACCATTAATTTaggatgttattattttttttgtaattgtggaTTATCTTTAAAAGATGCAAAGGAAATTAAAGCACATATACAGTTAAACAGTAATCAAAGTTGCAATTAACCAATTAACTGACAATTGTGTTTGTACAGCATTATAAGCACTGTGTAATAAAGTGTTTGGGTGtcaaaaacaaagtaaataatTTAATATCATATTTTTTGGTGCTCATGTTTTCCTGCAACACTAcaccaaacatgttttttttttaaataaggcttTAATTATTGAAAATGTGATTTGTGAGAACCTCAGCCATTTCAGctactttgaaaataaataaataaataaataactcatgAAGTGATGGGCTATAGAAATgatgtatgggtgtgtgtgtgggtgcatgtaattgaatgtaatacacaaacaaacaaacataagtaAGTcagttaataaatacataaatattacattttaaatctggcCTGGGTAttgcttaaaaataattggcttaACTGATGGTTTAATTATGCATATAAAGCTTATTGTACATAGAgcaagatttaaataaaaaaaaaaaaaacatgtaacaaaatgacaatgccACAGCTTCTCTGCTGCTGTAGTAGTGTATAATTTAATGTGGtataaaacacattcattcaagTGCTAGAAGACCTgcattaggcagcagtgtggagtagtggttagggctctagactcttgaccagaaggttgtgggttcaatcccaggtgggggacactgctactcttgaacaaggtactttacctagattgctccagtgaaaacccaactgtataaatgggtaattgtatgtgaaataatgtataatgtgatatcttgttgccctggataagggcatctgctaagaaataaataataacaaagtcCCTTTTTTAAAGCTTAGAAGTctgtacatatttttattttaaaaataaatagtatcagcccccctcctcccccccacccaacaaaaaataaaaaacaaccacCCAAGATCTACTAACAGTTGTTATTCATCTTATTCAGTTCTTGAGACTTTTTATGATTCCACAATGTAAAAGCAACAACAATAACTGGGATGGACCTGACCTGGGCCTATATTTATCATGCGTGTGTGCACACGCATTCAAACAGAAAGTATGCGCTCTATCAACACTGGGCCATGTGTAGGATCCATGTGTACGATTGCTGAAAGTGCGATGTGTGTCACATATAATTCTTTCATAAATTCTTGCTGTTATGTACCAAACATgctgttattaattatttttttctttttcttcactaTAAAAACCGTCACCGCCCATAGGCTGTGGCTGTCTTCTACAATTCCTTTAACGAAAAGAGCATATCATGCATCACCCATCAGCTTCCATTTTGGGCGATGCATGATATGCTCATTTCCTGATTGATGCAGCATTGCCAGTTGATATTTTGTGCTTTAAAATGTCCATCCTGCCAAAATTGGTTGGATTTTTACTAAAGATATTGGTATATGTCAACAGTTGTGTTTTTAACTGAGACATTTCCTGTGCTGTGAGATCACATTTTTAGAAATCAATAGCTGCAAGTCCTGGTTGTATAGCTGACAAAGTCTGTTTGCTGTGTCTATAACAGCATGAT
Encoded proteins:
- the LOC131737849 gene encoding olfactory receptor 52K1-like; the encoded protein is MSTNFTPAFYNGTGSSTTGFYIIAFDTLDNKNYLILVLSLIYICTLLGNLTVLLVVFLNPSLHNPKYISVCNLAVVDIIMNSVIIPQMVPVFVFNWNFISFQACFTQMFFMHYFGDLESFSLAVLAYDRLIAIYFPLRYSTINTNMRISVILAVIWAAVFCMEMYAVALAASLPYCASRIVRSCCCEHGPVYILACADITFNRKLATAKTLFVLFGPLSFIFITYIIIVIAVQKIASAKQRKKAFNTCFTHLLLVFIYYLPILLAYILGNLRLVRSPDLFTAILTVSVTLPPMLNPVIYSLKTEELSEKIMKLAGRHKTSPESIKRVSS